From the Vespa velutina chromosome 5, iVesVel2.1, whole genome shotgun sequence genome, the window CAACGCCAGCATAACTACGACCAATTCCCATACAAGTTGGTAATGTAGTCCAGGTATCGGTTCTAGGTGAATAAACTTCAACGGATGCTAAACTTGATAAACCGTCATCACCACCAACAACATATAGAAGCCCATTCAAAGCTACAACccctatataataaattctttgtattaatatatatatatatatattctataatttgACAATTCATACCAATTCTTTAATGACTTTACTAACCAGCGTTTCTTCTACAATGAGCCATATCGCTTATTGGAGTCCATTGATTAGTTTCTGGATTAAAAGCTTCtacactttttcttattaatggACCATCGTGTCCACCAACCGCATATAATATTCCATCCAATACACCTACACCTGCTCCGCTACGTCGTGCAGACATTTCTGGTACTGGCTTCCATTGATCTTTATCCGGATTATAACATTCTACGCTGGATAAACATTGTCGTGATGCTCCGTCGTATCCACCGACCTAACaaacatttatattgtttaattgaaataagatttatatgcgtatagaaaaaaaagaaataaaaaagggaagaacTCACGGCATAAAGAAGACCTTTTACGACACCAACACCGACACTACTTCTACGTGTTGACATTGGTGCTATCATTCGCCATTCGTGACTATTTGGATCGTATACTTCGGCAGAATTTAATCCGGTAGAACCATCGAAACCACCaacctataaaatatttacaaattcgtATGGAtttgtatttctatataaataaaaaagaaaaaaaaatatatatatatatatataaagtatttacAGCATAAATGCAATTGCCAAGAACTGCAACGCCAAGAGTTGATCTTCTCGCAGACATTTCTGGACAAGGTGACCATTGATCGGTGGCTGCATCATAAATATCTACTGTACGAACTCTTAAAGAACCATTAAAGCCTCCTACGGCATAAACGCGATCACCGAGTACAGATAATCCTatgtgaaaagaaatagaatgaatttttaaaggaattcaaatataattgacTTGTTAactttgttataatataattaccaGCCCTACAACGTCTTGTTGGTAATTCAGACACTTGATaccatctttcttctttaaaatcatAACACTCAACGCTTCTAATTGCTTTTGGAGCCTGACCACCAACTACTAGCAATACTTTAGGTAAACCACGTGGCTGTCTTGGCTTTGTACGTGgtgttttaaataatgatttctGTTCACCCTTTAgtaaatgatatttcaaagcttctattaaaaaatctttacctggaaaaatatcttaattagTAAAATACTTTGGCGAATGATACAAATGATTACTTACATTGTAAATTAGCTTTAAGAAGTGGTTCTTCCTCTACACGTTGTACAAGATATTCTTGAGAAAGTAATGGCAAACGAACGTGTTCCATTAATTGAGCTAAATGCGCTTGTCGTGTTTCCAAGTCATGATGTACCCATGAAATTACACATTCAAATACCTTCTCTTCGGATGGAACCATTAAACGATCACTACAGATTAATTTTGCAACTTGTTGAGGtgataaagttaaaaattcaTCCCCATCAACGACTTctctgttaaaaataattcaattattttaacaaagtataaatacatttaatagatcaatgttatatatttattatttgtaaatattatatcttacgAGAAATGTTGTTCTATGTAACTATCAGCATGCGCCAATAATTCCAAACAACCATGAAGATCTGCGAATGCACGAATTCCAAGACAATTCGATGGATGTAATTGTGCTTGTAAAAAATCACAACATGCATCACGAACATCTGTTAATTGTAAAAGATTTGCCGCTGGTAGTAATACTTGTACTATGTCCTCTGTGACATGAACTTCAGcagaatatacatattcaaCTAATAACTCTAAAGCAGAGTAATCTACTCCTTGCAATGTAATTCTTTCTTGATCACGTTCTTCAAAACTTGTAAACATGGCATAGAAATAAGGACTACAAGCAGCAAGAACCATTTTATGTGCTGGAACTTCCATTCCTCCATCAGCTACTAAGATTACATCAcataatagattttttctataacaattattattacattaaatatctCAAACAcagcatatataaaattatatatatatatatatttattatttatgttattatttattaaatgtttactGAATATGATATCAAGTTATCATAATACTTACTTGCGCATCTCATTGATTACTTCAAATGCACGATTGGTATGATGATGATTTCTATATGGTGGTTTGTCTCTACAACCTTCTCGAGGAACATGTTTCTGGGAACTCTCATCCAATGAATTTTGACTTGCATATCGTAATAACAAACAACTGAAAGATAAACTGATAAAGTTTGTTTatctgaaataaaagatataattgtaattattaccTGCCCTTGTTTTCAAATCCATCGTTAGCACTGTTCCCAGGATTTTGAGCTTGATTTTGGCCTGCAGATTCCATATCAAAAAAAACTTCCAAATAAATCTAATTGcacctaaaataaaaattaatttatactttagaaaaaaataatcattggaTTGAAATCTTTGCAAtatgatttatcatttaacttaataattgttatcgcATTATAGTCGTTTTCTGAATGctttaaaggagaaaaaaaacaaacaaacaaaaaagaaaaaagaaaaaaaaagtagataatatcattaaagtATTTACTATAAATTTTGGTTTGATCACTGTGATGTAGTTAAACTAAATTAATCTTCACACGTCgagatgtaaaataatttacatttggCATCGTTcgaagtataatataatgtcaATGAAAAAAGTTATTGCTTTAATAGAGATTAAATGTAATTCATCGTTACTGTCACAACATTGCAAGTGCCATAAAACACCATACAACAAAGATCTTCCATTTTGTGTGTTGCTATGTGTATACTGATCAGGTCTACATCGAAAGATGgtagaaaacaaaatgaggatttttccatttaataccaaatatttcacataagatattctattttatcgacataagataagaaaaaaaaatcaattgagttattgaattattttccattcaaATTTCAAAAAGTTAATTAGCTTCaaatgattagaaaataaaaattccgaAATCTATAGTCGATAAAGTCGGTttcattaattcgattaaaagtatctcatatgataataaaatgagcGTAAagtttcgatatttcgatgaaCATTAACGCCATAAAAATCTGTTGATAATGTCGCATTTgacaaagaaatatacattGAAATCTTTCAACCGAGAAACCAactttgatcgatcgatataatcaataaattacAGATTCCTACCTTAACGCatgaacaataaataaaataaatataataagaaacattttctCCGTTAATACGAAAGTAATACTTTCATTCGAAATAAAGGATTATTGtcaacattatattattatgtaattatatgtagaagaaaaaaagaaaaggaaagaaaagaaaagaaaagaaaagaaaagaaaaagtaaaggaaaacgaaaaatttctatcataAATTAGCcgttcgaaaaatatattctttatacaatttttttttttcttcatacatttagttacattataaataataataataaatttgatttcaatgtgaacaaaagtaaataaaaattttgtcaaaGGAAATAGGTTTAGAATGAGATAATATGGCTGAGAAGATATTGCGCAGGATGGAATAGTGTATAGATGGTAGGGGAAGGAATTTGGTTTTTAATCCATAGGTGTGGATAAGGGGTGGCGAGTTTGACGAGTTCTGCGCGTTAAAGCATCGAGGGTGCGGCGCTCCCGTCAAACGGATCCTCCtacaacgtcgtcgtcgtcgtcgtcgtcgtcgtcatcgtcgtcgtcgttgtcgttgtcgttgtcgttgtcgtcgttgttgtcgtcgtcgttgtcgccgccgtcgtcgtctCCATCGTCGTCGCGGTTAGCGTTGAGCATCCCTTCCTCGAAGTGCCCCTTCCTGTCGACGCGTCGGGATGCGTCGGTGTCGGCGGGGTGGCGGCAGCCAGGCGCACGAGGAGGCTCGAAACTGCTCGCTTCCTCTAGTGGCTCTCGTGTGCTCGCGTGACACGTGCGTGAGGAAAGACGGCCGTTGCTAAATTGTGAAAACTCGATCCCAACccgtacgttttttttttttctctttttttcaatcgtgtacgtttttttttcgtgagaagaagaagaagaagaagaagaaaaaaaaagacagaaagaaaaaattaagaacacgtcaatcgatcgatttgcCATCTTCAGAAGAAATTCGTCTTACTACGTGAACGTGTAGGAgacaccatatatatatatatatatacatatgtgtatatatatatacatatgtaggatAAATTCGGTGTTtaaattctcttttcaaaGCATTCAACTTATATTTTGATCATTCGATCAATCTTCCTATTTTTCGAAATgacaaagaaagatagagagagaaggagagagagagagagagagagagtgaaagagagatagagaggtccttttttcttttttcctctttttttattccctctCATGAATTTCCACTATAGCTTTTGTATCTAACGATTCTTTTCGACTATATCGGTGATCCTTTCAAATTACAAAGAGCATCTTCTCtcgatgatttttaaatcCTCGGCtggatcaaaagaaaaaatagagaaaattggATGGATATTCGACATTTTACCAGACAAATGTATTACTCTAATCACTTTTCATAGTTTCCCATGGCTCAGATCCAAGTTAATTGCAATCTACCTATATTGCCGGTAAATCGGTTCGTTCTTCtcgtttcgaataaaattcctATCGGGTTTCCATCACCAATGATCGTAAATTCTCTTGCGACGCTTTGACGCATCGAGTTCGtttctctcatatttttcaatgcGTTTAGGTAAACGAATTGTTTGAAAATGTTCTACTATGACGGATAGGATGTCGTTCGATCAATCAATACCCCGTACGTTCACCCTGATCATTCGAAAATTTCTACGCACTCATGGAATCACTTCGTTGACATGGACTTCATTTCAAACGTTTCGAGAAACtgatgtattataaataaaataaaacaaaacaaaacaaaattgagaacgaaattaaatataaaaagaatgcagtgaattatttcttcgtacggatttaataaaaaaaaaaaaagaaaaaaaaattagataaattaaatggacgtaaattaattctttaaaaaaagaaaacgcatTACATAgcaatgataaattttcatttaggtacatgaagaaagagataaaaaaactTGGAATTGATTTCTCAAACAGAATTGCCGATTAAATGAAATCCGAGATAAGTGAAAATCGTTCCGAGAAACCATACAAATTTGTCTCAAGTCCTACGGAATTCAATTCATTTTCGAAATGACTTAAGGATcgaggaaagaagaattattctATGATGTATCAAtcgaatttcaaaaaaatttccttgccggataaatttcttctttcgaatatttataGTGTTCCCTTAACTAGATCTAAAAGCGCGTGTCgcataattgaaataatagtCTTTGGCAACTTTAGAAATTCGATCTGAGCGAATGTAAGCATCGCGTATAATCGTTTCATTTAAAACGATAGTATTTACTTTGTCATTTGaaattcgataatttaatgaatttctttcgtCCATTATCCCtttaatataaacttatattttttttttttttttttttttttttttttttttttttttttttaatgaaaatcattcattgaaatttcttttcaaatttcgcTTAAAATTTCTTACATGAATACAATTGAAatcaaaatatgaattatagcaaaaaaaaaaaaaaaaagaaaaaaaaaaaagaaaaaaaaagagagaaagatgataaaataaaaaaggacaaaagaaagtttgaatttaaaaattgaacaaCTCGGAAGatgataagaatatataagaaattagtTGCTCGAGGTTGcgcgaaagaaaagataggagtagagaaaaagaaaaagaaaaagaaaaagaaaaagaaaaaagaaaaaaaagaaaagagaaacatttgagaagaggaagaattgtaaaattcgaacgaaaagaaaaatcagtaTATAAAAGGTACATCAAGAACCAGTGTATCAAGTTGCGATTGTCTGTATCTACCTCGAAAAAATAGAACGTACGAAATAAtttaaggaaaaggaaaaagagagatagaaagagatagagagagagagagagagaaaaagagagtagaaACTATAAGAAGGAACCATAGTAAATTTGTATGAAAAAGAGACGTGCTCATAGGGAGTGACACTTTCATTCCTTGAAGTCTGTACatcatgataatatttaatccaGTTAGAACGttggaaaaaatagaagagaaagagaaggaagagaaaaaagcaaaagagagaaaaaagagagaaagagagagagagagagagaaagaaagagaaaaacaagaaaaataagaaaaaagaaaattaggaaaaagtagaaaataataaaaaaagagagagagagagagagaaagagagaggaaatgaaagagaatatagAACGAACAACACCTCGGAACTGTTCGGTGTGATTCGCCGTGCTCGTTTAGAAGTCGATGCGTTTCTATGATGCCCcgtcttcgttcgttcgttcgttcgtttctacTGGTAATCCAGTTATGCTCGAGCTACCACAGCTAGGAAACTTGCTATGTGTTAGTCCGATAATCGTTTCGACCGACTTCTTCCGGACAAGAAATGTCCgactctttattttttatgctctcttcttttattattattattatttttttttttttttatttctatttttcttctctattttcttttttttttttttctctctgccCTCCCCACTAACTTTTCATGAAACGATGATGATATATTGTTGATTTATGTTTCTCATCCATTAGATTCATTTATcttgaagaaaatttgaaaagatatttttcctcattgtttttttagacactatttcgttcttttttttttcttcttcttccccctcctcctcctcctcctcttcttcttcttcttcttcttcttcttcttcttcttcttcttcttattccgaGGTAGCTTACTAGCTATGGCTGTTTTTCTTAGAAACTTCGTAACAAGAAGGATTAACTCAGAGGACTACTCGACCATGTTGAATTTTCCATCCGAGATTTCACGTAACGCTTGATCATGAACGTTGGCACGTAGAAAGTGGCATGATACTTCGTATATCACTCGACGCAGTTTAACTTTGACGAACTCTTTTCTAAAAACAGTTCTTGGCAAACCTCTAAGGAATATTTTTACGTctgattttgtttctttttttttttactttttttttttttttcattttttttttcaaaaagaacttttccccatttcttttttcctcttttttaattaacattaccTTTTTGAATTGAGGACGAAGAATATGatacttcttcttatttcttttctttcattaagaACGTAATTACAAGTTCCAGATATGGGGAtgatcaaaaggaaaaaaagaaaaagtcgatCGGTTATCATCAActatatttcttcctttttttttttttttttttatcatgaaaaggaaagagaaaaagaagaagaagaagaagaagaagaaatagacaaaagaaaaagaaaataaaacaaaaaattaaaaaaaaaagaaagaaagaacaaaaaaaaagaggaaaaatgtTATTAGCAAGATCGAACGAATTTCACAATAATTTCGTAAGTTTTGACGTTGATATTGGCTCGACTTTGTTCGTAACTTGGCGCGATACTACCAACaggattttcttttactatccCCTTCGATAACCACCTCTATTCCCATCCTCTatatctctttgtctctctttccatttctctctctctctctctctctctctctctctcgatctgtctctctgtatctctctctctctctctatctatctttttctttagccTCGTATCTCATCGAATTTggctcgttctttttcttttttttttttttttgtattttttttttttttttttctttttacaaaggCGAAAGCTCCTAGTGAACTTCCTTTCCcgttgaaatatatttgtgaTCTTTCGGTATTCGAGATATTTGATTTCCAAGAATGACCTTCGTCTTCGATTATATCACAACTGGTCGTtctagaatttaattattcgtcGAGTGGATTGTCATCGAAGATACGCGGCACTATGAACGATCAACCTTAAGGACAAAGAtttcggattttttttttttttttttttccaatcgatcgagaaaaatatcaaaaagaaaaagaagaagacgaagaagaagaggaagaggaagaggaagaagaagaggaggacgaAATTCGAGTTCAgtggaagaaaacaaagaaacaacaaaaacaaagaaaatagaaatagaaaaaggaagaaagaaaggaaaaaagaagtgttCGTACAAAATCAAAACTTGAATTCAACGATATGAGTGAAATCAGTGATTATATCGGACATTTCTCTAAggtagaataaataatataatacattaatatgaGGAATGTGTTACGTTCGTTTATCTCTTAACTCAATTGAAATTTTGGCGTATTATGAAAAGAGGGATGGAAagaaatcgagagaaaaagcgaaaggcatgcgaagagaaagaagaggaacgaAAATGTATGATATCAAGATGTCCTCCTTaatcattcgaaaaatatcaatgtGTTTCGAGTgaatttttggtttttttttttttttttttttttggaaagatCACTGACCGTTCGCAATCACTTCCCTCAACGCCATCACGATAATCGGCACTATTATCGccatcaaaaaataaaaaaaaaaaaagaaataaataaataaataaataaaggaaagaagaaaaggcaAGAACGGAAAATTGTTATgaacttttgtttttctttttttcttttttttttttttactaattcTGATCGATATACATAAATCGACATACGTCTTAAAGGAGGTCAATGAACGCTCAAAAAGTGTACCAtcactttcttccttttttatcaacgaaatactattaaacgattaaatatcGAAGTTTAAGAATGCGTATCATTCGAGAGACAACGATTtgatatagaaatttattttatcgaagacTGCCATGATTTAGAAGATATAATAAGAGATAGAATCACGAATAGTGCAGTGGGATTATGCGAGTTTTGTGTttcaataagaagaaaatctttaaaagattttaCGTGGAATCAACGAACAAGAGTGCTGTGGATGAAAGGCTAGGATGAAATGATACAAGTAGTTTGTTTGAAGAAAGAGGACCGGAGGATACAAAAagtgagcgagaaagagacaaagagatatatatacatacgtacatacatacgtacatacatatatatacatatatacacaaacacatacatatgtaacgcattttcacacacacacacacacatatatatatatatatatatataaatgtatgtatgtatgtatgtataaagacGAAGGGAAATAACTCAAGAAGAGAAGACAAGGACCGAAACtgttcgatttttcttctctttctttcaacttcatctttttctctttctatctctatttccgtctctctctctctctctctctctctctctctctctttctctctttctctatctctctttctctatctctcttttttcctttcttctttttacatcgacttttattttctctcgctAAAACTTcttggaaaaatttttcaaagaacagaattttcttctttagtcCTTTGACTATAGTTTTGAAATAAAGGAGTCGGACGATGTGTCCTGGCTCGAGCGTCGACGTAAGGAGACTCATTTACAGgaacagaaagaaatgaagttaTCAGTGTCGGCTTATAGAGCTCAGGCCAGTGCTCATAAAAAAATCCTTTCGAATTATCAACAACAACTTAGTTACGGTGCTACCAATCAAGCATCCTCGAGCCGGACCCCCTCGGACCCCGCTGCGGTCCTGTCTGGCCTCAAGGTAagcttttcgttctttttttttgctttattttttctttctttctttttttatttatttttctattattattattattattattattattcttctttttttttttcttttcctcttattatcttatattcattatttttaacgttaacgTGCAACGATTCAGAGCCATAATAAAACTGGCCTGACATAAATCTTCATACGTCACATCATTCAACGATTCTCTCGATCATTATACTCAAAAAGAGTACGTCGAAAAAGTAACGAATATCATGatcattatatcataattgatcttcttttttttctctctcttttctatggATGCAGCTCTGAATGTACCAATTAGGAGTACGCAATCTTAGAAAATGTCACAAAGACAGCCAGTGGTTCGTATATCGCTCCCCGTAAGTGTCAAATGTCCAATCCCGAAAGTGTcgaattttctcttcgatattTAACGTTCTGTGTCAGTATATACGGTTGCAAgtacttttcttcgttttttctttttttttttttttttttttttttttttattattattattattaagattattattattattattcctgtTTTTGCTTTCATTCCCATTGTTTGTATTCTCatcgttatttaattatatattcctaTTTTATAATTGGTATTAtctcttatcgttatcaataagtatcgattttaatatagcacgaatttttatgattaatcccttttattaatcaaatgcTCGATGAGATGTAGCTGTCAACCCCAGATCGATggtacgatatatttttttccttagtTGTAGTTTGtttcctcttatttctttctttctttttcttttttttttttttttttttttttttttttttgtattcgtaTCAGAATGTATAATTCATCGTCGACGTttcgttcaattttttctttgttttatttctttctgttttttttttgttttcttgttttttgttttcttcctcttctctgtTTCATCCGAATAAGAAATCtcgatggatagatagagatggCTCGTTATCGTTTAAACGTTTCctttcaattgaaatattctcCTCTTTTGATCTTTCCTGACGAGTAAATATTTGACAATAAGTTACtctcagtatatatatatatatatacacactttaATGTATGtaacttttttaaaaagaatatttacaaTAGATTATATCcaagaaaattttatgaatattattttcatctgacattacatttattataacacTTACTATTGCTCGATCAACGTTTACTCTGAAAATGTTTTAAGGTAATGGCgccaataatttcatttaattaaattatattaatggaTTCGCGTAAGTTAGATTTATCGATCAACATGAGTTTCgtacgtcatatatatatatatatatatatatatatatatatatatatatatatataacatataatatttaatgcatCAAACCATTGGATCCTCtcgaaatttaaagaaatagagaaaaacagaCGAATATGCTTATTTCGTAAAgttcgttgaaaatttttaaagaactCTTTTATCTgaacttttcttcctttttctttttactatcgAACAAGAAAGTTTTGCGAAACGATCCATTACACACGGTAAAACTTTGACATCGTCATATtcgaaatttgtatttttgacCTCAAAGACAAGATATAGGTACTTTTTCAACTCCAACCATGACGTTTATGTAAATTCTACAAAATCTTGCTTACATATCTTTCTTGAAGGcgtatttatgattatttaaacgTTTCAAAGGTATCGAATAATGGTTCTGTCACTTATCATTCGTTCAAACACGTCAAACActgttaaataaatacaatcggttataagaaaattataggaggatcgattttacgaaatatCCTTTGAACGTTACGACCTTTCGTTCCATTGACAACAttctcgtaataatatttttatcagatAAGTTTCTCCttgaaattttgtaattattattttaagataataattatttaaagataaacaattttttatatatatatatatatatatatttttttttttatctcgaaatGAATTCTCCTTGATCGCAATTGATTTATGTTATTCTgtaaattaccgaaaatatattcattcgaaaattaatattatcgatataatattgatctaataaaaaaaaaaagaacaagtttATTTGAAACGTTTCAATTATCTTATcctcgaatttcttttttttttcttttcaaatttcctttcgaataatcaattctctccctttatcaaaatcaatttatttcgatttaatgaAACATTTGATACTTTTCAATAGTTATcggttaaataataaaacattgttAGAAAGTTTTTGAAATATCGTAAAGAGAAAGTTCAAAGATGAACACATGGAACTAAAGGTCATTAAATGATCCGTTTAGTGACCTCCAATTATTTCTGATTGCTTCGAACACTCCGAAATGAAGTGCTCCTATGGTACAAGTTACTGTGTTTCGAGTGACATGATCGATACTACTTTAATTAGGCGTCTATGTTATCACGTTGAAAACGACGTATATAACGCCTTCATTAAAACATTCATTCTCACAAAGAAACTGagcttttcctttattttcatttcccttCGTCCTTTGTCGTCGCATTCTAAATTCTGATTTATAGTATTCTTTAATGAGAATTTATTAGTCAACGATCAAATATATCGGGTGTAAAATTAATCTGTCAGATTTTTATTGCCATTAAACTCTATAATTTTGTCGTTACATACaagatattacaaatttaaatttgaactataattaaactttataattcgtttatttcttattagaaaattttgggatttaacaattttttttatctcatatacattatatatatatatatatataatttagtgtatatatatatatatatacactaaatatataaagtatatattcgaataagaagaatatttaaagTTGTTTGATTtgcttatattttataagcaaaattataattaaaaaaaatcttacattgcatatatatctatacaatgtatgtatatatgtacgtagtatataaagtgaaatacatttaaataatacaaaacatCGAGATTTATTACTTTACTAATTTCTAATcaagaaatgataatttaaaaaaaatataagtatgatatttcgttaaaatcacaatatttttttttttttttttttttttttacattatataacgTTCGTCGATATATAATACGGAATATATAactgatattaattatataaatttccatgaaaaatttttccccatttataggtatataaaaataaatggaaggGAAGGAGAATAGGATTAAATACACAATTCTAAAAGGTCGTCGTTATTAAAGGGATCATTTTGGTGTGATCCATTTTAGTAGTCGTTTATCATCGAGAAGTGTCACTCCATGAATATCGAATACCAAGCTTTTCTAATCGACTATCGTAAAGCCAGAGTGTCCGTTGATAATGTgccgttttctcttttatttatcatctaaCGTTTAGCCcaatttttcgtcgattattTAACAGTCATTTATCAATATTGACAATCTGattttaataacattgatCGATAGAAtctattaacatttttctctttcctatttCGATCATCGTTCCTCTTAAATACAATTCTATTGtctcgtatataaataaaacaaaaaagaaaaaaaaaaaataattacaattgcatttcgaaaaaaagaataaatttttcgttGCACGCaaagata encodes:
- the LOC124949298 gene encoding ring canal kelch homolog isoform X1, producing MESAGQNQAQNPGNSANDGFENKGSLSFSCLLLRYASQNSLDESSQKHVPREGCRDKPPYRNHHHTNRAFEVINEMRKKNLLCDVILVADGGMEVPAHKMVLAACSPYFYAMFTSFEERDQERITLQGVDYSALELLVEYVYSAEVHVTEDIVQVLLPAANLLQLTDVRDACCDFLQAQLHPSNCLGIRAFADLHGCLELLAHADSYIEQHFSEVVDGDEFLTLSPQQVAKLICSDRLMVPSEEKVFECVISWVHHDLETRQAHLAQLMEHVRLPLLSQEYLVQRVEEEPLLKANLQCKDFLIEALKYHLLKGEQKSLFKTPRTKPRQPRGLPKVLLVVGGQAPKAIRSVECYDFKEERWYQVSELPTRRCRAGLSVLGDRVYAVGGFNGSLRVRTVDIYDAATDQWSPCPEMSARRSTLGVAVLGNCIYAVGGFDGSTGLNSAEVYDPNSHEWRMIAPMSTRRSSVGVGVVKGLLYAVGGYDGASRQCLSSVECYNPDKDQWKPVPEMSARRSGAGVGVLDGILYAVGGHDGPLIRKSVEAFNPETNQWTPISDMAHCRRNAGVVALNGLLYVVGGDDGLSSLASVEVYSPRTDTWTTLPTCMGIGRSYAGVAIIDKPMAPATTM
- the LOC124949298 gene encoding ring canal kelch homolog isoform X3; translated protein: MRCASKKNLLCDVILVADGGMEVPAHKMVLAACSPYFYAMFTSFEERDQERITLQGVDYSALELLVEYVYSAEVHVTEDIVQVLLPAANLLQLTDVRDACCDFLQAQLHPSNCLGIRAFADLHGCLELLAHADSYIEQHFSEVVDGDEFLTLSPQQVAKLICSDRLMVPSEEKVFECVISWVHHDLETRQAHLAQLMEHVRLPLLSQEYLVQRVEEEPLLKANLQCKDFLIEALKYHLLKGEQKSLFKTPRTKPRQPRGLPKVLLVVGGQAPKAIRSVECYDFKEERWYQVSELPTRRCRAGLSVLGDRVYAVGGFNGSLRVRTVDIYDAATDQWSPCPEMSARRSTLGVAVLGNCIYAVGGFDGSTGLNSAEVYDPNSHEWRMIAPMSTRRSSVGVGVVKGLLYAVGGYDGASRQCLSSVECYNPDKDQWKPVPEMSARRSGAGVGVLDGILYAVGGHDGPLIRKSVEAFNPETNQWTPISDMAHCRRNAGVVALNGLLYVVGGDDGLSSLASVEVYSPRTDTWTTLPTCMGIGRSYAGVAIIDKPMAPATTM
- the LOC124949298 gene encoding ring canal kelch homolog isoform X2 — translated: MESAGQNQAQNPGNSANDGFENKGSCLLLRYASQNSLDESSQKHVPREGCRDKPPYRNHHHTNRAFEVINEMRKKNLLCDVILVADGGMEVPAHKMVLAACSPYFYAMFTSFEERDQERITLQGVDYSALELLVEYVYSAEVHVTEDIVQVLLPAANLLQLTDVRDACCDFLQAQLHPSNCLGIRAFADLHGCLELLAHADSYIEQHFSEVVDGDEFLTLSPQQVAKLICSDRLMVPSEEKVFECVISWVHHDLETRQAHLAQLMEHVRLPLLSQEYLVQRVEEEPLLKANLQCKDFLIEALKYHLLKGEQKSLFKTPRTKPRQPRGLPKVLLVVGGQAPKAIRSVECYDFKEERWYQVSELPTRRCRAGLSVLGDRVYAVGGFNGSLRVRTVDIYDAATDQWSPCPEMSARRSTLGVAVLGNCIYAVGGFDGSTGLNSAEVYDPNSHEWRMIAPMSTRRSSVGVGVVKGLLYAVGGYDGASRQCLSSVECYNPDKDQWKPVPEMSARRSGAGVGVLDGILYAVGGHDGPLIRKSVEAFNPETNQWTPISDMAHCRRNAGVVALNGLLYVVGGDDGLSSLASVEVYSPRTDTWTTLPTCMGIGRSYAGVAIIDKPMAPATTM